DNA sequence from the Methanofollis formosanus genome:
CGACTGAGGTTAAACCCACAATAATGAACGCTACCAGCAGTGCAAGATCAATGACGGCGTTGATCTGTCTTTTCTGCATGATAGGGCATGCAACGTTCAACGATATATAAGATTTCCCGGGAACCGAAGCGGCAGGTTTCTGATGAGAGCCTCATATTTTCCTGATATGAGAACCTCATAGAGACGATCCTTTTTTCGGCTCTGTAGAATCGGGCATGAGCCGCGGGCTCAAGCATACGGGATGAAAATTTCTCGTCACTTGCTCTCTCTCTTTTCAAGACAGGAGAACTGGTGAAGACTTCGTTCCATCGTCGCCCTCATCGCAGACTCTTCACCGCCTTCTCACGGCGGGGGACTTTGCCCCCCGGACCCCCCACGACGAAGATAGCCGAAGGGCGGCATGATGATCGACTTCGATTCGCACCTCGAACGCACGGATGAGGGTCAAGAATCGATCCAGTTCTGAGATGATATTTTCATCACGTATGCTTGAGGCGGGCGCTCGCCTCATGAAAATTCTACAAAGGGCTCTGTAGAAAACATCCTCTTTTCATCACCTCAACCCCTTGTGAACTGAATCCATCGCCTTCCCTCCTGCTCACGCCAGGGGGAGAGTCCCCAGCCCCCCAGGATGAAGATTGGGGCGGAAGGCGGAGAAATGAACATGAAAGGGGGGGTGCAGTCCACCGCCTATCTTCGCGTGGTGGGTTCGGGGGGCGGCAAGCCCCCCGTCGAAGAGAACCATCAAGATGATTTCTACAAAGCCCTTTTTTCACCTCTGTTGAATCGAGTATGAACTCTGGGCTCAAGCATACGCGATGAAAGTTTTCTGAGCAGCGCTTCGGCGTGTGGGTGGATCTCCATCCTCGCAACAGGGCATCTGGAAGATCCGGTTTTATCCCCGAACCCTCGCGCCGGGGGCGCTGCCTCAGAACTCCGAATGGCGAGTGAGGGGGGAAGGCGTGGAAAACAATTCTGATCCATATGACGAGAATTTTCCGCGAAATTGGGGGTCGGCACCCCACCCTCAAAAATGTCGGCGACTGAAAAAAACCGCCCGACATCTTCAACATAATCCGTTATGAAAATAATATATAAAATACAATATCGACATCTCCAGTGGAAACAAAGGGGTTCAGCAGGTCAGAATTGTCAGACAAAGGTCATACACAACAGATCGGGATCTGATGAACCGACAAAAAAGGGATCGCGCGGATCTCAGCCGCGGAGACGGGCCACAAATTCGCCCATCCGCTCGACCGCGACCGAAAGATCCTCACGACTCGTGGCGTACGAACACCTGATATGGCCCTCGCCGGCCGGACCGAAGGCGCTGCCGGGCACGACCGCGACCTTCTCCTCCTTCAGGAGTTGCTCGGCAAACTCCTCGTCGGAAAGCCCGGTTGTCTTCACCGACGGGAAGGCATAGAAGGCCCCGAGAGGCATGTGACACCGCAGCCCGATCCGGTTCAGTCCCTCGACGAAGAGGTTGCGGCGGAGGCGGTACTCCCGCACCATCTCGTTTTTGTCCTCCTCAGCCTGCCGGAGGGCCGCGAGGGCCGCCACCTGGCCCATCACCGGGGCACAGAGCATCACATACTGATGGATCTTCAGGGCGGCGTCGCAGATCTCTTTGGGAGCACAGAGGTACCCGATCCTCCACCCGGTCATCGCGTAGGCCTTTGAAAAACCGTTCAGGGTGATCGTGCGCTCGCGGAGTTCCTCGATGGAGGCCGGCGAGCAGTGGGTGCCTTCATAGGTCAGTTCCGAGTAGACCTCGTCGGAGATGAGAAGGAGGTCGTGGTCCACCAGGATGTCGGCGATCGCCCGGTAGTCGCTCCTGTTCATGACCCCGCCGGTCGGGTTGTTCGGATAATTGAGCAGGATCGACTTGGTCTTCGGGGTGATCCGTTCCATCAATGCTTCGGGAGTGATCTTGAACCGGTCCTTCTCCAGACAGGGAAGAGGGACCGGGCGACCGCCTGCGAGGGTGACGCACGGGGCATAGCTGACATAAGCCGGGTCCATGACCAGGACCTCGTCGCCGGGATCGGTGACCGCCCTGATCGCGATGTCGACTGCTTCTGAGACCCCGGTCGTGATGATGATCTCGTCCTCGGCAGAGTAGTCGGTCCCGTACCGGCGCGCGAGGTCGGCGGCAAGCGTGTCGCGCAGGGCCGGAAGCCCCTTGTTCGAGGTGTACGAGGTGACGCCCTGTTCAATCGAGTAGATCCCGGCCTCGCTGATGTTCCATGGGGTGGAATAATCGGGTTCCCCGACACCAAGGGAGATCACGTCGTCCATCCCGATGCAGAGATCGAAGAATTTTCTGATCCCCGAGGGCGGGATCTCCCGCGCCCGCTCAGATACGAAGTTGCGCATGCGACACCTCAGAACGAGTACGGAAGGCGTTCGCCGGCGATGCGCTCGTCGTACGGCGTCCCATTCTCCTTGTAGGTCTTCATCACGAACTGGGTCGACGTCTCGTTGATCTGCTCCATGGGGGCGATGTGTTCTGAGACAAACCTGGCGACCTCCTGCATCGTCCGCCCGGTGACGAGGATGATGAAGTCGTACCTCCCTGAGACCAGACGGAGGGTCTTCACCTCTCTAAAGCGCGCGATCCGCTCGGCGATCCTGTCGTACCCGTAGTCGCGCTCTGGTGTGACTTTGAGAGCGATGATCGAGGTGACCTCACTGTCTCCTGCCTTTTCCCAGTCGATGACCGCGCAGTATTTTCTGATGACCCCTGCTGCCTCGAGGGCCCTGACCCGGTCCGCGGCCTCGTGTACAGGGAGCTCTACCATGGTCGCCAGTTCCTCGATCGGAACATGGCTGTTTTCCTCCAGGATATGGAGGACCAAACGATCTTTGTCATCCATTGCAATCACCGAAACGATGCCTTCAGGCGGTTGAGGTCTACCTGGGCGAGACGTTCCTCAGAAAGCCTCGGGTCTTTCGCGAGGACTTCCTGTATTTTCTTCGTGTTGCTGTCAAACCACATCTCTTTTGTCCTTCCATATCGTCCTTTCGAGACGACGCGGGTGTTGATCACCCCGAGCATGTTCAATTCGGAGATGAGGTCGGTGATCCGCCGGTGGGTGAGCGGGTCGATGTTGACGATGCGCGAGACCTCACGGTAGACCCTGGTCACCTCGCCGGAGGTGAAGATCTTCTTGTCCATCTCCTCCAGGAGCAGCATCGAGTACAGGACGACTTTGCTCTGGGTAGGCAGGGTCGAGATGCACTCGATCATCGAGTCGGTCTCGATCTTCTCGAGGGCCATACGGACGTGCTTCTCTTTCACCTGTTCGGCGTTCTCCCGATCCGCAAGTTCGCCGGAGACCCGGAGGAGGTCGAGGGCGCGGCGGGCGTCGCCGTGTTCCTGCGCGGCGAAGGCGGCGCAGAGCGGGATGACCCCTTCTTCGAGGCTTCCTTCGACGAAGGCCATCTCAGCGCGCTGGGCGAGGATGTCGCAGAGTTGCGGGGCGTTGTAAGGGGGGAAGACGATCTCCTCTTCGGAGAGGGAGGAGAGGACGCGGGGGTCGAGGAAGTCGGTGAACCTGAGGTCATTGGAGATCCCGATCATCGAGACCTTGGCGCCCTGCAGGTCGGCGTTGATCCTGGTGAGGTTGTACAGGGTCTCGTCCCCGCTTTTTTTGACGAGTTTGTCGATCTCGTCCAGGACGATGACGAGCACCCCGCCGGTTGCCTCAAGCTGGTTCTTGAGTTCGGTGTACACCTGGTCGGTCGGCCACCCGGTCATCGGGATGTGAGCGCGGGCGCGGTCACTCGCGCTGGCGTCGAGGTCCTCAAGGCTCTTGGCGATCTGCGCGAGTACGCGGTACTGGGTGTCGATCACCTCGCAGTTGAGGTGGACCACCCGGCACCCGGTCCCCACACCGGCGCCGACCTTCTCGAGTTCGCTCCCCACGTACCGGACACACGCCGTCTTGCCGGTCCCGGTCTTCCCATAGATGAGAATGTTCGAGGGGGTCTCGTCCTTGATAGCAGGTGCGAGGATGGAAGCGATGGCATCGATCTGGGGGCGCCTATGAGGGAGGATCTGCGGTCGGTACGAGTGCCTGAGCACCTCCCGATTCTTAAAGATCCGGTTGTTGCTGAGGAATTTTTGAAAAAGACCAAGGGGTTGATCATCGTTTTCGGCCATGGTATCAACTGCAGAAGTAAGGGGTGAACACTGATCTCATGGGGGTGAGGGGATATAACCCCTTTGTTTCCATTGGAGATACTATATAAATATGATCTCCGGTTTCTGAGAAAGGTTCAGAAACGCCGAGATCGCGAACGATCACCCCCACCCCTTTGTTTCGAGTGGAATCAAAAGGAAAACAGGATCCTGTTTTCTTTTTTAATTGTGAAAAACAGCTTGTTGTATGGTTCGCGACTTGTACTATATATCCGATCTGATCAGAGATCAGCGATCACGCCGATCTGACTAGATCGTGATCAGGGATCAGGGATCGGCGCGAGATATGATCGCGGATCCCACATTGGTGATGATGATGATCTGAGATCCCGGATCCGGTAGAATCGGGATCAGTCGATCTCGGATCCCGGATCGGTGATCACAGATCCTCGATCAGGCAGAATCGGGATCAGTCGATCTCGGATTTCGGATCGGTGATCTCAGATCCTGGATCCGGTAGAATCAGGATCACCCGATCTTGGATCTTGAATTGGTGATCACAGATCCTCGATCAGGCAGAATCAGGATCAGTCGATCTCGGATCGGTGATCACAGATCCCCTCGATCTTCTCTGATCGTTCTTGATCCTCACCTGATCTCTTCATGATCCTCACTGGATCGGAGTTGATCACGCTGATCGTAAAGGGAAACAATGGGGAGTACAGGGGAGATCAGGGTGTGATCTCAGGGGATCCGGATCTTGGATTCGGGTTCAAATATCTTGTTTCATCTGATTATCTCCCAGGATCTTCGATAAAATGATCGGGGAGTGCCGGAGGAGATCCGGTGGCAGAAGAGCGTGATCCCTCCTCGTTTTACTCAGGTCTTCTCCGCCTTCGTTCCACTGGAAATAAAGGGGTGGGGGTTCTTCCCTCTCCCACAAGAAGTATCTGGGGGAAAGGATCAATCTCTCACTGAGGATTCTCAATGAAACCAGAACATATCAAAGAGATCGAGGTGACCGTCGCGGTGGTGACCGTCTCCTCGACGCGGACCGAGGAGACCGATACGAGCGGGAAAGCGATCCGCGATCTCCTTGAGGCCGCGGGGTATCATGTCGTCCACCGGGCGATCGTCAAGGACGACACCGCGGCGATCCGGGCCTCCCTCTTCGAGTCGCTCTCGCTGGCGGATGCCGTCATCTTCAACGGAGGGACAGGGCTGACCCCAGACGACTGCACCATCGAGGCGGTGGAACCATTCTTTGAGAAGAAGATGGAGGGGTTCGGAGAACTCTTCAGGATGCTCTCCTATGACGATATCGGGACCTCGGCCCTCCTCTCGCGCGCCGCTGCCGGTGTCGCGGGCGGAAAGGCGATCTTCTGCGTCCCGGGATCGACCGGTGCGGTCACCCTCGCCACCGAGCAGATCATCATCCCCGAACTGCTCCATATCATCTCGCACGCCCGTGGGTAGATCGCGTCAATTCATTTTTTGGCTCTGTAATTTTCTCGACTCCTTTCGATCGTCAGCGAAAGCCGATGGCTCGTGATCAGATCGTGCCGTCTCCGATTACTGAATTTGTTCTGGTATTTCGCGAGAAGATAGGACGGGAGACGGCGACAGAGATCAACCTCCTCCCGTCCGGTTCTATCTTCGGGGTCATGAGACCGGAACGGCGTTGTGATCGGATGTGCCGTCCTCCCCCACTGAATTTGTTCTGGTATTTCGCGAGAAGATAGGTGAGGGACGGCATGGGGTGGTGTGCTCCTCGGGGTAATGATCGCCCTCTTCCCGTCCGGGTTCTATCTTCGGGGTCATGAAACCGGGACAGCGTGATGATCCAAATATGCCGTCCCTCATCACTGAATTTTGTCTGATATTTCGCGAGAAGATAGGTGAGGGACGGCATGGGTGGTGTGCTCTTCCTCGTCCTGCTCCAATCTTCGGGGTTATGAAAATAGAACAGCGTCGTGATCAAAATGTACCCTCCCTCATCACTGAATCTGTTCTGCCGTCTCGCGAGAAGATGGGACGGAGGATGGCACGGGGTGGAGTGCTCCTCGGAGTAATAATCGCTCCTCTCCCTTCCCGCTCCAATCTTCGGGGTCATGAGAACAGGACGGCATCGTGATCAAAATGTGCTGTCCCTCATCACTGAATATTTTCTGGTATTTCGCGAGAAGATAGTGCGGGGGACGGCGACGGAGATCAACCTTCTCCCGTCCGGTTCTATCTTCGGGGTCATGAGAACAGGACGGCATCGTGATCAAAATGTGCCGTCCCCTCATCACTGAATCTGTTCTGCTCTCTCGTGAGAAGATAGGACGGGGGACGGCACGGGGTGGTGTGCTCCTCGGGGTAATAATCGCCCTCTTCCCATCCGGTTTCTATCTTCGGGGTCATGAGACCGGAACGGCGTTGTGATCGGATGTGCCGTCCTCCCCCACTGAATTTGTTCTGGTATTTCACGAGAAGATAGGTGAGGGACGGCATGGGGTGGTGTGCTCTTCCCCGTCCCGCTCCAATCTTCGGGGTCATGAGAACAGGACAGCGTCGTGATCAAAAAATGTGCCGTCCCTCATCACTGAATCTGTTCTGATATTTCGCGAGAAGATGGGACGGGGGACGGCACGAATTGGTGTGCTCCTCGGGGTAATGATCGCCACTCTTCCGTCCCGCTCCAATCTTCGGGGTCATGAGAACAGGACGGCATCGTGATCAAAATGTGCCGTCCCTCATCACCGAATTTATTCTCCCATCCCATCTTGTGAGAAGATAGCCGGTGCGGCACCTTCGGTGAAAGATGTGGGAGGCTCGGTTGTTTCACGTTTGCATCTCGAAAAAATTGGGGATTTTACAGAATAGAGTTTTCAATTATTATCGGTTGATCTCGAGGAGGGCCACCCGTTCGTAGACAAGAAGCCTGATCCGTCCGCCTGCGGCCTCGAGTTCCTCCTCGGTGATCCCGAAGCGCTCCATCAACCGCTTCTGCCTGGCGGCGTCGATCTCCTCCCAGTCCTCGTCCACCCATTTGACCACTCTGGCAAGGGCCTCGGCGGCCGTGGGGGAGGGCGGGCAGAAACAGACATAGGAGCGGTTCGTCCCCTCGTGAAGCCCGATCTCGGTCCCGATCCGGCACTGTCTTGTCCCTGCGGCGTACAGGAGGGCCTCCATCTCCAGCGACCTGGAGATCGCCCGGCCTTCCCGGCACGACCGCACCGCATGCCTCACCGCCTTCTCGACGTGCCCGCGCCCGGCCATCTCGTCGGCGTCGAAACAGATGATATGGGTCTGGTGCGCCGCCGCAATCCCGGCCATCGTCCTGAGGAAGGCAGGCAGCGAGTCCACCTCGATGACTGCCTCCCTCACGTCACACTCATTCATTCTCGGTTCCTCCGAATGCACTCAACGAAGTCTGGTGTTCGCCCGGGCCCTCGGCGAGGGGTTCGTCGTCGACCGACTCCGGTTCCGGCACCTCGTCCACCTTACCGCCGGCCTGGGCGACGACCCTGGCCGCGGTCTTCTCGCCCAGGATGGGAGTGAGTCTCCCCACGCCTGCGGTCCTGAGATCCTCGGGAGTGACAAGCCCGGCGTTGAAGAGCCTTCTTGCGCGCACCCGTCCGATCCCGCGCAGCCTGATCAGCGGGAGGAGTTCGCGTTTGATCCCGTGCTTCACCCTGATCTCCAGTTCAGCGATTGGTTTCTCGAGGTCGGGGGCGAAGAGATGCGCGAGACGCGAGGTTGCGTGGATGAGCCAGACCGCCGTCTCGACCTTGTTGTGGATGTCGCCCGGCCCCACATTGAAGCGTTCGCAGATCATCTCATCGGTCACCTCCTCGGCCCAGTTGAGGAGGAGCATGGCGGTCTTGACGCTCTGGAAGAAGCCTTCGAGGTCGTCGTAGCCGTACGGCACGCCGGTCCAGAGGTCGTCCCGGCGCTCCGCGAGGAACCGGTCGACGACCTCGTAGTCGTCCTTGCGCAGGAAGAGGGTGAGCATGTCAGGGGTCTCGCAGAGGAGTTCGAGCACCCCGACGTCGGCGTACGCGGGCCGCAGCCTCAGCGCATCGACGACCGCTTCGGCAGTCCTCGGGTCGATGTACAATCTGGAGACGAGGGTTCCATACTCGGTTCCCTCGAGCCACTCGTCGAGTTCGTCGACCATCTCGGCCGCGATCAGGTCGTCGATGACCCGTTCGACCGTCTCCTGAATGGTGGAACGGCGGCCCTGGTGCTCGTAGGCGTAGAAGGTCGTCTCCATAAAGCCGAGCACCTCGGTGCGGCTCCTGGCAAACCCGGTGGCGACCAGCGAGAGGATATGGGAGCGGAGGGCGTTCTCGGCATTGCACTGCGAGTGGACCTCTTCAGGCAGCGCATCGATATAGGTCTCGAAGAGATCTTCACTGTCGCTCTCGCGTTTGGCGATGAGCACCGCCTCGCCGTACGGGTCGAGGTGCGGCCGCCCGGCCCGCCCGGCCATCTGTTTGTATTCGCCGACCGGGATCCTGGCCATCCCGTTCTGGCCGAACCTCAGGTAATCGCGCACGATCACCCGCCTGGCCGGGAGGTTCAGGCCCGCAGCCAGGGTCGGGGTCGAGGAGATGACCTTGATCGCGCCTGTCCTGAACCCGTCCTCCACCTCGCGCCGCTCGGCGGCGGCGAGACCGGCGTGGTGGAAGGCCGCCCCCCCTTTCACGCACCGCGCGAGCGTCCGGCCCAGTTCGGTCGTCGCCCCCTGTTCGATCCGCTCGGCCGCCGCGTCAAGAGTGGGGTCGGAGAGTTTCAGTTTTGACGCCGCCCTCTTTGCAAAGGCCTCGGCGTTCCGCCTGCTGTTCACGAAGACCAGACACTGCCCCCCCTCGGCGACGGTATCCAGGCAGAGGTTGAGGTCGTTGTCCTTCGAGACCGCCGGCACCGCCCGGGTATGGTCCTCGAAGTGGACCGCACCCTGCCAGTAGACCCCCTCGCGCAGGTCGACCGGGCGCCACTCACTGGTCACCAGTTCGGCGTCAAGCCAACCGGCCAGGGCACCGGGGTTCCCGACCGTGGCCGAGAGGGCGATCACCTGCATCTCCGGGTTCTTATGCCTGAGTTTGGCGATCACCATCTCGAGGGTCGCCCCCCGGTCCTCGGAACCGATGAGATGACACTCGTCCACGACCAGGAGCGTGATCTCCGCGAGCCAGGGGGCCCTGTTCCTGAGGAGAGAGTCGACCTTCTCCGAGGTCGCGACGACGATATCGTTTCTGCCCAGGTACGCGTCCCGGCGGTCCAGGTCGCCGGTCGCCACCCCGACTGAGAGGCCCTTCCCTGAGAAGTCGTCGTACTTCTCGGTGGCAAGCGCTCTGAGCGGGACGATGTACAGGCATTTGCCGCCGTCGGCCACCTGACGGTGCATCGCCATCTCCGCGACAATGGTCTTCCCGCTGGCGGTGGGGATGGCGCAAAGAAGGTTTTTGCCTTCGAAGATCCCGCGCCTGACCGCCTCCTCCTGCGGCGGGTAGAGGGCCTCGATACCCTTTGTGGTGTACGATTTTTTGAGGGGTTCCGGGATGGGGAGGTCAGTCACTTTCATATAGACCCCTTTGTTTCCACTCCACGCTCGATCATATGTTTCCAGATCTCAAGAAATATAGAGAAATTTGTATATCTCTCTCCACCGGCAATAGTCCGGGTCAGTAGTAGTACCCCAGCATGTCCTCGCGCTCCTCGCGCCGCTTCTTCTCGAGGAAGGAGAAGACCGTCTCGTGCTGGGCCCCGTTGATCAGCATCTCGATGGCGGTGCGCGCGGTCCTGAGTTTCTCGGGCATCCCGATGAGCGCCACCGTCTTCCCCTGGACCGAGATCTCGACCCCGGTCATATCCTCGATCTGCTGGCGGCCTTTCCCGGCCTTTCCGATGATCCGTCCCCGCAGGCGTTCCTGCTGTTTGGGGGAGGGATCGATCTCGGAGAGATCGATGACCTCGAGGGTCATGTCCTCGTCCTCGAAGAGGGCGAAGGCCCGTTCGGGGGAGAACCCGCGTGCAATGGCGGTGACCACGTCGGCGGCCCGCAGCACCCCGAAGGCGTCTTCACCTTCGATGAAGACGTCACCCTCGTCGCTGTCGATCCTGATGGCGCTCCCGGTCTGCTCTTCGATCTTTCTCTTTATGGCTCCTCTTTTTCCGATGAGGGCGCCGATCCGTCGTGCTCCGATCCTGATCTCCTGTACAGTCATATGTATCACCAGTCTTTCTTCTCGCGGAGCGGTCTGATCGCTCCCCCGGTCACCTCGTCCATCAACATGTCCTCGTCCTCCACCTCGCAGAGCGAGGAGAAGAAACGGTTGACGTTCCTGATATCCCTGATCAGGAAGGTGCCGGCATTCGGGTGCTCGCGGGTGACCGCCTGGCCCATGTCGATGATATAGGGTCTGTCCATCCAGAGTATATTGAACTCGCTCAGGTCACCATGGACGAGGCGTGCCTCCTGGTACAGCGTTTTGATGCATCCGATAACCTCCCGGTACGTCGCTTCCGGGTCGGGGAGGTCGACGTACCGGATCTGGGGTGCCGGCACCTCGTCCTCGCCGAGGAACTCCATGATCAGGATGTTGCGGTCGAAGGCGTAAGGCTCAGGGACCGGAACCCCGGCCTCATATGCCCGTTTGAGGTTTGCGAACTCCTTTCTCGTCCAGGTGAAGACGATATCCTTTCGAGTCCGGCGCACCGACGCAAACCTGGGATCGCCGAGAATATAATCGGCCATCGCCTTGAAGTTCGCCGTCCTCATCCGGTAAATCTTGATCGCGACCGTTTTTTCGTTCCGCTCGCCCAGGAAGACGTTTGCTTCTTTCCCGGTGGAGAGGGATCCGCCCACCGCCGAGAGTTTTTTCTTGTGGACAAGACGGTACAGGGCGAGGAGGGTCACCTCGTCGAAGACCTCTCCCCTGACCTTCCTGGTGTCCTCGTCTTTGATCCTGACGCCCAGTTCCTCGAGTTTCCTGTCGAACTCGCGACCGTCTCTGTCCTTACTCATAGGTCTGTCTCACCTTATGCGACCGCGTCGTGGACCCCGGCGAGCATCTCGACGAGGTAGTCGGTGGTCATGTTCTTGAGGTCCAGCGGGTGGATCTTGCCGCCTGCGTACGCCGCCTCGACCTCCGCGTAGGAGGCGAACTCCAGGTCGCCGCCGAACTTTTCCGGCCGGTGCATCGTGATCGTCTCGAAGCGGGGGAAGATATGATACTGAAGCACCTGGAGCACCGGGTTCTCATCGATCTCAGGCGGGCAGAAGGCCTTCTTCATCCGCTTCCTGATCGTCTCTTCGGAGTCGGCGACCGAGATGAGGTTGCCGGCAGAGGAGGACATCTTCTTCCCGTCCAGGCCGTTGAGGATGGGGGTGTGGATGCAGACCGGCGAGGGGTAGCCCATGCCCGGGAGGTGCTCGCGGGCGAGCATGTGGATCTTTCTCTGGTCGATCCCGCCGGCGGCGGCGTCGACGCCGAGGAGGGCGATGTCGGCCATCTGCATGATCGGGTAGACCATCTGCGAGACGGCCGGGTGGTCCATGCCGCGCCCGACCTCGTCCATCGAGCGGTGCGCCCGGTTGACGGTGACTTCCTGAGAGAGCTGGAGGACCAGGAGTTCATACTCGGGGTTGAGCTGGAGGTCGGTGCCCATCACGTACTTCGCTCCTTTCAGCCCCAGGGCCTCGAAGCACCGGCGGTTATACTCCGCGATCTCCCGCACCTCGTCCAGGGTGCCCTTGTGGTTGAGGAAGGCGTGGAGATCGGCGAGGAGGACGGTCACCTCGAACCCGGCCTTCTGGAGGTCCATGAGTTTGTTGACGGTCACCAGGTGGCCGAGGTGAATCTCCCCGCTCGGCTCGTACCCGGCGTAGACTCGCTTGACGGGCTTTTGAAGGAGAGCCCGCAACTCCTCGTCGGTGACGATCTCGACGGTATTGCGTGTTGCAAGAGAGTAGGGATCCATAAAAAGAGTTGGGGTGCGATGAGGATTAAACTTCTTCAGATGGCATGGAAGCCGAGGGCCTCGTTGGTCATCTGGATCGAGGTTGCGGCGTCGGCAGCGCCGT
Encoded proteins:
- a CDS encoding aminotransferase class I/II-fold pyridoxal phosphate-dependent enzyme; translated protein: MRNFVSERAREIPPSGIRKFFDLCIGMDDVISLGVGEPDYSTPWNISEAGIYSIEQGVTSYTSNKGLPALRDTLAADLARRYGTDYSAEDEIIITTGVSEAVDIAIRAVTDPGDEVLVMDPAYVSYAPCVTLAGGRPVPLPCLEKDRFKITPEALMERITPKTKSILLNYPNNPTGGVMNRSDYRAIADILVDHDLLLISDEVYSELTYEGTHCSPASIEELRERTITLNGFSKAYAMTGWRIGYLCAPKEICDAALKIHQYVMLCAPVMGQVAALAALRQAEEDKNEMVREYRLRRNLFVEGLNRIGLRCHMPLGAFYAFPSVKTTGLSDEEFAEQLLKEEKVAVVPGSAFGPAGEGHIRCSYATSREDLSVAVERMGEFVARLRG
- a CDS encoding Lrp/AsnC family transcriptional regulator gives rise to the protein MDDKDRLVLHILEENSHVPIEELATMVELPVHEAADRVRALEAAGVIRKYCAVIDWEKAGDSEVTSIIALKVTPERDYGYDRIAERIARFREVKTLRLVSGRYDFIILVTGRTMQEVARFVSEHIAPMEQINETSTQFVMKTYKENGTPYDERIAGERLPYSF
- a CDS encoding ORC1-type DNA replication protein → MAENDDQPLGLFQKFLSNNRIFKNREVLRHSYRPQILPHRRPQIDAIASILAPAIKDETPSNILIYGKTGTGKTACVRYVGSELEKVGAGVGTGCRVVHLNCEVIDTQYRVLAQIAKSLEDLDASASDRARAHIPMTGWPTDQVYTELKNQLEATGGVLVIVLDEIDKLVKKSGDETLYNLTRINADLQGAKVSMIGISNDLRFTDFLDPRVLSSLSEEEIVFPPYNAPQLCDILAQRAEMAFVEGSLEEGVIPLCAAFAAQEHGDARRALDLLRVSGELADRENAEQVKEKHVRMALEKIETDSMIECISTLPTQSKVVLYSMLLLEEMDKKIFTSGEVTRVYREVSRIVNIDPLTHRRITDLISELNMLGVINTRVVSKGRYGRTKEMWFDSNTKKIQEVLAKDPRLSEERLAQVDLNRLKASFR
- a CDS encoding MogA/MoaB family molybdenum cofactor biosynthesis protein yields the protein MKPEHIKEIEVTVAVVTVSSTRTEETDTSGKAIRDLLEAAGYHVVHRAIVKDDTAAIRASLFESLSLADAVIFNGGTGLTPDDCTIEAVEPFFEKKMEGFGELFRMLSYDDIGTSALLSRAAAGVAGGKAIFCVPGSTGAVTLATEQIIIPELLHIISHARG
- the cgi121 gene encoding KEOPS complex subunit Cgi121 produces the protein MNECDVREAVIEVDSLPAFLRTMAGIAAAHQTHIICFDADEMAGRGHVEKAVRHAVRSCREGRAISRSLEMEALLYAAGTRQCRIGTEIGLHEGTNRSYVCFCPPSPTAAEALARVVKWVDEDWEEIDAARQKRLMERFGITEEELEAAGGRIRLLVYERVALLEINR
- a CDS encoding ATP-dependent DNA helicase, with protein sequence MKVTDLPIPEPLKKSYTTKGIEALYPPQEEAVRRGIFEGKNLLCAIPTASGKTIVAEMAMHRQVADGGKCLYIVPLRALATEKYDDFSGKGLSVGVATGDLDRRDAYLGRNDIVVATSEKVDSLLRNRAPWLAEITLLVVDECHLIGSEDRGATLEMVIAKLRHKNPEMQVIALSATVGNPGALAGWLDAELVTSEWRPVDLREGVYWQGAVHFEDHTRAVPAVSKDNDLNLCLDTVAEGGQCLVFVNSRRNAEAFAKRAASKLKLSDPTLDAAAERIEQGATTELGRTLARCVKGGAAFHHAGLAAAERREVEDGFRTGAIKVISSTPTLAAGLNLPARRVIVRDYLRFGQNGMARIPVGEYKQMAGRAGRPHLDPYGEAVLIAKRESDSEDLFETYIDALPEEVHSQCNAENALRSHILSLVATGFARSRTEVLGFMETTFYAYEHQGRRSTIQETVERVIDDLIAAEMVDELDEWLEGTEYGTLVSRLYIDPRTAEAVVDALRLRPAYADVGVLELLCETPDMLTLFLRKDDYEVVDRFLAERRDDLWTGVPYGYDDLEGFFQSVKTAMLLLNWAEEVTDEMICERFNVGPGDIHNKVETAVWLIHATSRLAHLFAPDLEKPIAELEIRVKHGIKRELLPLIRLRGIGRVRARRLFNAGLVTPEDLRTAGVGRLTPILGEKTAARVVAQAGGKVDEVPEPESVDDEPLAEGPGEHQTSLSAFGGTENE
- a CDS encoding KH domain-containing protein — translated: MTVQEIRIGARRIGALIGKRGAIKRKIEEQTGSAIRIDSDEGDVFIEGEDAFGVLRAADVVTAIARGFSPERAFALFEDEDMTLEVIDLSEIDPSPKQQERLRGRIIGKAGKGRQQIEDMTGVEISVQGKTVALIGMPEKLRTARTAIEMLINGAQHETVFSFLEKKRREEREDMLGYYY
- a CDS encoding serine protein kinase RIO, whose product is MSKDRDGREFDRKLEELGVRIKDEDTRKVRGEVFDEVTLLALYRLVHKKKLSAVGGSLSTGKEANVFLGERNEKTVAIKIYRMRTANFKAMADYILGDPRFASVRRTRKDIVFTWTRKEFANLKRAYEAGVPVPEPYAFDRNILIMEFLGEDEVPAPQIRYVDLPDPEATYREVIGCIKTLYQEARLVHGDLSEFNILWMDRPYIIDMGQAVTREHPNAGTFLIRDIRNVNRFFSSLCEVEDEDMLMDEVTGGAIRPLREKKDW
- a CDS encoding tyrosine--tRNA ligase, producing the protein MDPYSLATRNTVEIVTDEELRALLQKPVKRVYAGYEPSGEIHLGHLVTVNKLMDLQKAGFEVTVLLADLHAFLNHKGTLDEVREIAEYNRRCFEALGLKGAKYVMGTDLQLNPEYELLVLQLSQEVTVNRAHRSMDEVGRGMDHPAVSQMVYPIMQMADIALLGVDAAAGGIDQRKIHMLAREHLPGMGYPSPVCIHTPILNGLDGKKMSSSAGNLISVADSEETIRKRMKKAFCPPEIDENPVLQVLQYHIFPRFETITMHRPEKFGGDLEFASYAEVEAAYAGGKIHPLDLKNMTTDYLVEMLAGVHDAVA